AGCCAGTGCATCCAGAGAATTACTTTCATTGATGGGCATGATCTGGTTGCGCTTGGTTTCATTCGCTGCATGTAGTGATAAGGCGAGATTAAATTTAACTTCATCGTCGCCTAACTTGCGAATCATTTTCGCGATGCCTGCTGTACTAACAGTAATTCTTTGGGGAGACATTCCTAACCCATCCGGAGAAGTGATGCGTTCGATACTTTTTAAAACATTCGCGTAGTTGAGCAAGGGTTCTCCCATTCCCATGTATACGATATTGGAAAGTGGGATATTGTAATTGGCCAACGCCTGTTCGCGGATGATGGCCACCTGGTCATAAATTTCATCCGCGTTGAGGTTTCGAAGTCTTTCCAGTTTTCCTGTCGCGCAAAATTTACAGGTAAGACTACATCCTACCTGAGAAGAGACGCAGGCAGTCATCCTGGAATCCGTGGGGATCAAAACACCTTCTACAATATTTCCGTCAAATAATCTAAACGCATTTTTTATCGTGCGGTCTTTACTAACCTGAAAAGTATCAATACTCACCGCTGGCAATGAATAATTCTGCTGCAGTTTCTCGCGGAGGCTTTTGGAAAGATTGCTCATCGCATCAAATGTCCTTGCGCTTTTCTGCCATAACCATTCCCATACCTGTACGGCCCTGAATTTTTGTTCACCTTGTTCTATGAACCAGTTTTCCAGGTCTTGTTTTGACAAATCACGGATATTTGGTTTGGATGGATGGGCATTCATTTTACAAAGGTAGGGAATTTAAAGAGGCTTGTATTGAATCAATTCCTAAG
This DNA window, taken from Bacteroidota bacterium, encodes the following:
- the rlmN gene encoding 23S rRNA (adenine(2503)-C(2))-methyltransferase RlmN, with protein sequence MNAHPSKPNIRDLSKQDLENWFIEQGEQKFRAVQVWEWLWQKSARTFDAMSNLSKSLREKLQQNYSLPAVSIDTFQVSKDRTIKNAFRLFDGNIVEGVLIPTDSRMTACVSSQVGCSLTCKFCATGKLERLRNLNADEIYDQVAIIREQALANYNIPLSNIVYMGMGEPLLNYANVLKSIERITSPDGLGMSPQRITVSTAGIAKMIRKLGDDEVKFNLALSLHAANETKRNQIMPINESNSLDALAESLNYFYDKTGTRVTFEYIVFNGFNDSLIDAKELESFCRKVKAKVNLIEYNPIDGGDFTNAKDDKIDSFKNYLEDHGIIVNIRRSRGKDIDAACGQLANKNEHAVVKLKK